GCTCGTCGCACTGGCACTGGCACTGGCACTGGCACTGGCACTGGCGCTGGCGCTGTCGTTGACGGTGGCCACGGCCCAAGCGCAGGTGGACCCGCGCGGGAGTCTGCGCACGCTCACCACGGCGCATTTGCGTGTGCACTACCCGGTGGCGCTCGACTCACTGGCGCGTGAAGCGGCGCGACATGGGGAGGCCGCGTGGCAGCAGTTGGCGGCATCACTGACCGCGCCGCGTGGCAAGGTGGATCTGCTGCTGCAGGACAACACCGATGTCAGCAACGGCTTTGCGCAGGTCTTTCCGTCCAATCGTGTAGTGATATTTGCCGTGCCCCCGGTGGCCAGTCGCGAGTTGCGCTTTCACGACGACTGGCTGCGACTGGTTATCACGCACGAACTCGCGCACATCTTTCACATCGATCGTTCGCGTGGGCTCTGGCGTGCGGGGCGCTGGGTGTTCGGGCGCAACCCGCTGTTCTTTCCCAACAGCTTTGCGCCAAGCTGGGTGAAGGAAGGGCTGGCGGTGCATTACGAGAGTGCACTCACCGGCAGCGGGCGTGCCGTGGGCACCGAATTCCCGGTGTTGGCCGCGGCCGCCGCGCGGGATTCGGCCCTGCCACCAATGGCGCGTTGGAGTCTGTCCACCACGCGATTCCCGCGTGGACAGACGGCCTATGCCTACGGCAGTCAGCTCATGTCGCGCGCCGTGCAAACGGCTGCGGACTCCGGCGATACCACGGCCCTGCGCCAATACGTGGAGGGCACGGCCGCGTTTGTGGTGCCCTTCGCATTGGGAACGCAATCCCGGCGAGCCTTCGGTATCTCGTTTGCTGACCTGGCGCGGCGCTGGCAGGACTCGCTCATGGCGCCGCAGTCTTCGGTATTCGCTGCGTCACGGGACGGTGGGTGGCACGTGGTGAGCGATGCCGGCTTCTACGCCACGGCGCCGCGCTGGTTGAATGCCGACACCCTCCTGTGGAGCGCCAGCAACGGCCGTGAAGTGAGCGGGCTCTATGTGCACGACCTGCGCGCGCAGCACACGCGCCGCGAGGCCTGGCGCAACAGCCTCGATGTGCAGGCACCACAGCCTGGACACGCCACTGGTCGTACGGTGTTTGCGCAGCTTGAGCGCCGCGATCCGTACGTGCTGCACAGCGATCTGTACGAACGTGTGAACGGACGGGACCGTCGTCTCACCGTGGGCGCGCGGCTGTCGGCGCCCGATGTGCGCGGAGACGGACAGATGGTGGCCGTGCAGGTGGTGCCAGGCAGCACGCGACTGGTGCGCGTGTCGTCCAATGGGCAGCATGTGACCGCACTCACCGAGGTGAAGCCGGGGGAGCAGTGGGCGGAGCCGCGCTGGTCACCCGACGGACAATTCGTCGCGGCGGTGCAGTGGGTGGCACCCGGCCTGCGCCGCGTGGTGTTGCTCGACACGCTCGGAACGTTGCGTCACGTGGTGGCGGGCGGACGGGCGGTGTTTGCCGCGCCGGCGTTTGCTACTGCGGGGCGGCGACTGTTGTGGACCAGTGATCGCAGTGGGCGTATGCAGGTCGAAACCGCGCCGCTGCCTGCATTGGCTGACGGCCAGACGGGCGACACGCTGTCGTGGCGCGGTGTCCACCCTGAGGTGCGAGTGATGCGCACCGGACCTGAGGCGGTGTACGAGCCCAGTGTCTCACCCGATGGCGCACGGGTCGTGGCCTTGTTGCAGCGCGCGCAGGGGTTTGTCGTGGCCACCACGGCGCTCGATACCACTGGGCCCGTGGCGCAGGACACGTGGTACGCCAACACCGCAGCGCTGCTGGCACCCGATGTGCCAACCGTGGTCGCAGCCAGCACACCATACAATCCGTGGCGGTTGCTCCGCCCCACGTACTGGCTGCCGCTGGTTGGCGAAGGGCGTCAGGGCGACGCCACCTTCGGGCTGTCGAGCAGCAATCAGGACATTCTGTCGCGGCACGCCTGGCAGGCCTCGGCGTTGGTGGCGCCATCGCGCCGTGAACTCGACGCCGCCTTTGCCTATCGCTACGCGGGCCTCGGCGTGCCGGTGTTCGATGTGTCAGCCAGTCAGGCCTGGGACGGCACCTTTCGTGTGGTGAATGACTCGAACACCACGCTGGGGTTCGTGGGACGTCGAAGGCAGTTTCTCACCCTGAGCAGCACGTTGGTTGTGCCGCGTGTGCGATGGTCGCTGCAGCAAACACTTGGCGCACAATACGAGCGGCGCGACTTTGTGGCCGACGGGGGCGCCGATTCGGCGCTTGGTCCGTCCACCTCGCTGCTGCGACGTGGCACGCGCTATCCCAGTCTCTTTGCCAACACGGCGTGGTCCACGGCGCGACTCGCGCTGCGTGGCATTTCGGTGGAAGAGGGTGTGACGCTGTCGCAGCAGACGAGTTATCGCTGGCGCGAAGACGCGCCGGAATCGGGTTCGTGGCGCACGCTGATCACGGGACGCGCCTATGTGCCGCTGCCCCTACCGGGCTACGCGCGGCATGTGCTGGCGCTGCGCGCGTCTGCAGGCGTGGCTGATACCCGCACTGCCACCGAGTTCAGTGTGGGCGGCACCAGCGGGACCAGTCTTGAATTGTTGCCCGGCCTTGTGGTGGGCGACCCGTCACGCAGCTTCCCGGTGCGAGGCACGGCGCCGGGTGTGCAGCGTGGCATTCGCGCCCTGGGCGGCACACTCGAGTATCGCGCGCCGCTCACCATTTTTCAGCGACTGGCGCTGCCGTTCACGCTGTTTGCCGATCGCACGTCGTTGGCGCTGTTCAGCGACGCGGCGCGTGCGTGGTGTCCGGGTGCCTTGGCGCGCGTGAACACCGTGGTGTGCGAGGCACCCGGACAGCGAGACGGAACCCTGGCCTCGGCCGGCGCAGAACTCGTGCTGGATCTGGCAGTGCAATACGATGTGCCGTATCGCCTGCGCGTGGGCGCGGCGCGGCCGTATGTGGCGCCAACGGGGATATCGCGCGGCGGCGGGTTCTACGTGACGTTTGGTGGATACTTCTGACACACAACGGACAACGGAGCACACGAGACATGGCAGCCCCCTGGATACATGACACGGCCGTGGTGCTGGGTCAGGTGGAGTTGGCCGACGACGTGAGCGTGTGGCCCACGGCGGTCATTCGCGGCGACGTGGAGCGCATCGTGGTGGGCGCGCGCAGCAACGTGCAGGACGGCGCGGTCATTCACGCCGACCCCGGCATGCCTACGATCATCGGCGCGGACTGCGTGATTGGCCATCGGGCCATCGTGCACGGGGCGGTGCTCGAGGACGGCGTGCTGGTGGGCATGGGGGCCATCGTGCTCAATGGCGCCCGTATCGGGAGTGGCAGCCTCATCGGGGCCGGCGCGGTGGTCACGGAGGGCACGGTGGTGCCCGAGGGCAGCCTGGTGCTGGGCATGCCGGGCAAGGTGGCGCGGCACCTGGATGCGAGCGCACGGGACGTGATTCGGGCCAACGCCGCGCGGTATGTGGCGCTGGCGGGGCGCTATGCGGCGGGCGAAGTCGAGCGGCAGCGCTGAATTGGTGTGAATCGGGGTGAATCGGTGATGCGAGCAAGTCCATGCCGCGCAATGTGAGTGCGAGCAAGCGGGCTGATCGGACACAATGACCAGGCCTTGACAGGTCACAATTCTTGCTGCCGGGACAGTGCCGCGCTGGTGCGCGAACGGTACATGGACGTGAACGTGTAACGCGTTGCAGGACTTATTGTTGGAATCGGTACGAATGACTGGCGCCTTGTCAGGTGGCAGGAATTCGACCATATCTGTGACCGTGCCATTGCTTGCCGAGCGCACAAAGTTGGGCTCGGTGGAGAACTTGCGCGGTCGTGCAACTCCGTGATGTGCTGAACGGAAGTTGTATCGCCTCAACACCTTACGCGCAGACTTGCGCGGCCTCACGAACAGCGCCACCATACCCGCCCGCCGGCGCCCCCTCCCGAGTTCTCGGGGACGCGCCCGAGGACGTGCTGGCGGTTTGCGATTCTGCCCCTTCGCCCAGAGCTGGAGCCCCCGAATGCCCTTCGCGCCGACCCCCCCGGAAGGTCTCGTCACGCTGTCCAACAACGCCCGCACCGTCCTCGAGAAGCGCTATCTCGTCAAGGACGCCACGGGCAAGCCGGTCGAGAAGCCCGAGGACATGTTCTGGCGCGTGGCCACGACGGTGGCCGAGGCGGACCGTCGCTACGGGGCCAGCGATGGCGCCGTGCAGGCGCTGGCCGAGGAGTTCTACTTCCTCATGACGCAGCGTCGCTTCGAGCCCAATTCGCCCACGCTCATGAACGCCGGACGGCCGCTGGGGCAGCTGTCGGCCTGTTTTGTGCTGCCGGTGGACGACGCGCTCAGCAACGGGCAGAGCGGCATCTATGACACGCTGCGCAGCATGGCGCTCATCCACCAGTCGGGCGGTGGCACGGGCTTCTCGTTCTCGCGTCTGCGCGCGCGCGGCAGCATGGTGCGCAGCACCACCGGTGTGGCCTCGGGCCCGGTCTCCTTCATGGAGCTCTACGACGGCAGCACGAATGCCGTGAAGCAGGGTGGCACGCGCCGCGGCGCCAACATGGGCATTCTGCGCGTCGATCATCCCGATGTGCTCGAGTTCATCAGTGCCAAGGAGGACCTCACCAAGATCACCAACTTCAACATCTCGGTGGGCGTGACCACGAAGTTCATGGACGCGCTCAAGGCCGATGGCATGTACGATCTGATCGATCCGGCCAACGGCAAGGTGACGGGGCAGCTCAAGGCACGCGACGTGTGGGACAAGATGATCCTCGGCGCGTGGCGCACCGGCGAGCCCGGCGTGTTCTTCATCGACGAGGCCAATCGCTACAACCCGGTGCCGCACCTCGGCAGCTACGAGGCCACCAATCCCTGCGGTGAGCAGCCGCTGCTGCCCTACGACGTGTGCAATCTGGGCTCCGTCAACGTGGGCCACTATGTGGTCAACGGGCAGGTGGACTGGGATGCCATGCGGCGCGACATCGCGCTCAGCACGCACTTCCTCGACAACATCATCGACGTCAACAAGTATCCGCTGCCCGAAATCGACGCGCTGTCCAAGCGCATCCGGCGCATCGGTCTCGGCGTGATGGGTTTTGCCGACATGCTCGTGCGCCTCGGTATTCCCTATGACAGCGCCGAAGGCGTGGAGATGGGCCGCAAGGTCATGGAGTTCCTCGACGTCGAGGGCAAGAAGGAGAGCGAGCGCCTGGCCAAGGAGCGCGGCGCCTTCCCCGAGTGGGCGCAGAGCATCTGGGGCCCCGACGAGACCTGCGCGCGTGATGCCAACGGCCAGCGCATCCGGCCCATGCAGCTGCTGCGCAACTGCAACGTCACCACGGTGGCGCCCACGGGCACCATCTCCATCATTGCCGGGTGCAGCTCGGGCCTCGAGCCGCTCTTTGCCGTGGCCTTCATGCGCAATCAGGCCGGCGTCATGATGCCCGATGTCAACGATGACTTCGTGGCCATCGCCAAGTCGGAAGGCTGGTACAGCGACGCGCTCATGGAGCGCATCGCCAAGACGGGCAGCGTAAAGCACGACGAAATTCCGGCGCGCTGGCAGCGGGTGTTCACCACCGCCAACGAGATCTCGCCCGAGTACCACATCCGCATGCAGGCGGCTTTCCAGCAGCACTGCGACTCGGCCATTTCCAAGACCACCAACTTCAGTCACGCCGCCACGGTGGACGACGTGCGCGCCATCTACGAGCTGGCGTACGACATGAAGTGCAAGGGCGTGACGGTGTACCGCGACGGCTCGCGTGACGGCCAGGTGCTGAGCACCGGCACCACGCAGGAAGCGGCGGCCAAGCGTGACGGGGCGGCGGCTGCGGCGCCTGCGGCGAGCGAAGCCAAGCCCGAGGCAGCCAAGGAAGCGGTGGCGCTCAAGCGCGAGATCGGCGAGCTGCAGGGCACCATTGCCGAGCTGCAGAACGAACTCGATCGCACCAAGAAGGCCCTGTTCAGCGCCGAGGCGGAGAACGCCAACCGTCGTGGCAAGCGGTCGCGTCCCGACGTGCTGCGTGGCACGACCATCCGCAAGGACACGCCGCTGGGCACGATGTTCGTGAACATCACCGAAGACGAAAAGGGTCAGCCCTTCGAGATCTTCCTCAACCTTGGCAAGGCTGGCGGCAGCGCCATGGCCGACGCCGAAGCCATTGGTCGGCTCATTTCACTCGCATTGCGCAGCGGCATTTCGGTGCAGGAAATCCATCGCCAGTTGCGCGGCATTTCGTCCGACCGTGCTGTGGGCCTGGGCCCCAACAAGGTGCTCTCCATGCCCGACGCGGTGGGTATTGCGCTCGAGCAGTGGTGGCGGGAGAAGCAGGGCGTGCAGCAGGACCTGCTGGCCGGTGGTCAGACCTTCGCGCCGCAGGGTCCGGTGAACGCGCTGAGCGCGCCCGTGCCTACGCCCGCTGCCGGCGTGCCCATCACCCGTCCGCCGATGGCCGCCGAGCAGGCGCAGCCGCAGATCGATTTTGGTGGTGTGGGCGGTGAAGTGTTCATGGGGACCTGCCCGGACTGTGGCTCGCAGCTGGAGTTTGCCGAAGGCTGCGTGAAGTGCCACGTGTGCGGGTTCAGCGAGTGCGGGTGACGGAGCGCGCAGTCCCTTCACAGAACGCGCCACGCCTCGGGAAGGGGCGTGGCGCGTCTTCTTCTACCAGTCACCATCGCAATCAGGAGACATGAAGTTGAATTGGTCAACACTGCTTTCGGCGAAGCGGGTGAAGGAACTTTCCGGACAGTCGCACACCACGGCAAAGCCAGGCACGGACACTCGCTCGGAACACGAGCGGGACTATGGCCGCGCCGTGTTCTGTACTCCAGTTCGCCGGCTACAGGACAAAGCACAGGTCTTCCCACGTGAACCGAATGACTCCGTGAGAACCCGCCTTACGCACTCGCTAGAAGTGTCTACGTTGTGCAGAAGTCTCGTCGCAGGTCTTCGCGAGTTCCTTCATCAGAACGGGGTAGCTGAAGATGGGGTCCGTTCAATTGAGGCGATCGCTGCGACTTCTGGATTGCTGCACGACATTGGCAATCCACCGTTTGGTCACGCCGGAGAACGAGCAATCGCTGAGTGGTACCTAGCAAAGAAGAAGGATGATGCCGCGATCGATTTGCTTTCAAAGAACGATACGCCTCGAAGTTCAGATTTCGAGAACTTTGACGGCAACCCACAGACTGTACGTCTCGTAACGCGCCTTCAACTTCTTGCCGATCACTACGGACTCAATCTTTGCGCGGGAACGGTAGCGGCGCTGATCAAGTATACCGCATGCTCAACAGAAATTGATTCGAACATCCATGCTCGTAGCAAAATCGGCTACTTTCAGTCTGAGCGAAATATCGTAGACCTCGTTCGCGACGCAACTGGAATCGGCGCCTCGCGCCACCCGCTTGTTTTTCTGGTTGAGGCGGCGGACGATATGGTGTATTCGACTGTGGATATAGAGGACGCTGTGAAGAAAGGCCTGTTCGATTGGTCGGTGGTAAAGGCCAAAATTTCCGAGGTAGATGATTCTCTGCCAGCGGACGTTGAGGCGTACATTGGACAATTCAACTGGACCGGTCTGTCACGCTCAGCGCGAGATGAGGCGCTCGTTCAATTTCTTCGCACCAAGCTAATCTATCTTCATGTAGAAGCGGTCGTGACTGTCTTCAGGGACCGGTATGAAGAGATCATGCGTGGCGAGTACGACGGGGAACTCCTCTGTGAAGGTCGATCTTCTCAACTACTCGATGCGTGCGGGAAGTTAGCAAAGGAGAACATCTACTCCAATCGTGAAGTGATGCTGGCCGAGCTTGAAGGTCGCGCAGCCATCCAAGGTTTACTTGATGACCTCTGGGACGGAGTCTCAAACAACCAAAGAACCGATCGCAAGAGTTTTTCCTACAAGATTTACCACGCAATCTCGTCCAATTATCGGAGCGTGTTTGAAAAGGCTGTAACTGATCCAACCTTAAGTCCGGAACAGCGAACATATCATCAGCTTCAGCTCGTCACCGACTACGTGTGTGGCATGACTGATTCTTACGTAATAGAGATGTTTAGAAAGCTGAGAGCTGGCAGGTAGCTTGTGGAACGCGAGATTAGGCAGACTCGAAGGCGCATACGTGAAGGCGTAATGCGGCTTTTGGATGGCGCGCGACCTGAGTTGCGCGAGATCGGTACACTGCTAAATCAACTTGGCCAGCGTTGTGCTGACTTGGTCGTTTTTGGTGGGTACTTGCGCTCGCACGCTTTGCTTGGTGCCCGAGCTACAGTTCGTGATATTGACTTGGTCGCTCACGGTGTAAGCGACCGGGAACTTGCGAGGCTTGTTAGGCCGTACCTAATTAGCCGAAATCAGTTCGGCGGTTATAAGCTTCGAGTCGGGGCTTGGAGAGTTGACTTATGGACACTTTCGTCAACATGGGCAATTCGAGAGCGGCTAGTGCCGCTTGACGGCATCTCTAGTCTGCTTCGAACAACATTCTTCAATATAGAGGCCATGTTTGTGCGGCCAAGACTGTGGCAGCCTCTCTCTCAGACGATACTGGAGGATAACGGAGCCCTCGATGGCATCAGCAGGCGGTGTCTTTCGATTATTCTGGAGGAGAATCCTTTCCCCGAGCTTTGTGTGGTCCGAGCGTATGCACTTTCGCAGGGACTTGGTTTTGGCCTAGACCACCGCCTTGTAGAGTATGTGCGCGAGAACGCTAAGGCTTTAGGTGATATTCGCCTTCGCGAGGCACACATTCGGCACTATCGCCGAGGTGACTGGTCTTCTAAGGCGTTTCAGATCTGGCTTGCAGAATTGAATCCAGATGCTGTGATGTCGAGGGAACTCAATCAGGGCATTCAGCAGTTCGAACTAGCTCTTGACAGTGATTCGAAGGCGGAACGCGCCATGCGTCCCTAGTGGGACGTGGTTGAAATGTGGATAGCACAAGAGTTGTAGTACCACGCGGTATGTTTACCACTACGATGGATCGCGTGCGCACCTCCGAGGATCGCCGCACGCTGGAGCAGATGCTGCGGCAGACGACGCTGAGCCAGGAGATCGCGAAGCGCGTGCGCGTCGTGCTCGCGCTGGCCGATGGCGCCAGCTATTCGACCATCGCCGCGCGCTTGGCGTGCACGGATCGGTTCATTGCCATCTGGAAGCGCCGGTTTGTCGAGGGCGGCGTGCTGGCGTTGGCCGATGCGCCGCGCGCGGGGCGGGGGCATGGGATGAGCGCCGCGCTGGCGGCGAAGATTGTCCGGCACACGCTCCAGACGAAGCCGCCGGCGCCCCTCACGCACTGGTCGAGCCGCCGCCTCGCGGCCGAGCTCGGCGTCGCGCATACCACGGTGACCACGGTGTGGAAGCGGCACGAGCTCAAGCCCCATCGGCTGGAGCGCTACAAGGGCAGCCCGGATCCCGATTTCGAGACGAAGGCGGCGGACATCATTGGGCTCCATATCGATCCTCCGGTGAACGCGGTGGTGTTTTGCGTCGACGAGAACTAAGCTTGCCCCGAAAAAGTGGACACGTACGTGAAAGGACCTACGCGACCATCCGTTGCCGCCCTTCGTGCTCCGCCGGACTGACGTAGCCGAACGTAGAAGGTCGCCGCTTCCGGTTGTACCAGCCCTCGATGTAGCGGAAGATCGCGCCGCGTGCGTCGGCGCGCGTGTGCCAGTCGTGCCGCATGACGAGTTCGCACTCCAAGGTTGCGAAGAAGCTTTCGGCGACGGCGTTGTCATAACAGTCGCCTTTGCCGCTCATGCTGGCCAGCATGCTATGCTGCGCCAATTCGTCGCGATACGCCGCCGACGCGTATTGGGCGGATTCAAGCGGTCGTCGCAACGGCAGGTTGTGCGACAGAGCTTAGATGTTCGTTTAGCGCCTCTGCTGGCGTCTTCCATCCTGACGTTTTGCGCGGCCTATTGTTGAAGGCCAGTGCTACGGCTTTGAGTTCTTGCTCACTCCATCGAGACAGATCGGTACCTTTGGGGACGTATTGGCGCAGCAGCCCGGTGGCGCGCCCTCGCGCGACGCGGTCCGCGCCGATGGCGTGGCATGGGCAAGCTGACAAGGGCGGCGCCGCGTGTGAACGGTGAGGTGTCTGCTTCGCACGGCACGTGCATCGCGGACCGCGTCAAGCGGGTTATCAGGTGCGGTCTCGGGCGTGGTATTAGGCGGAGCACGTGCGCCGACGCGTCGCGAGGAGGGGCCAACGGCGGCCACTGCGAATGTTGGAAAGTCCGCCCGCGGCTAATCTTGCCGATGGCGTATTCGCTGCCTCTCGCCCGAACACACCCCCAAGAGTACGTTGGTGGGCCGCGGGCATCACGCTGGTCCGCGCGGGACGGTTCGGTTTCTCGCTGTCGAACGACCGCCCTTCGGGTGCGGCGCTACCGCTTCTCGCGCGACGGACACGGTCCCGCGGTGTTCGTGGGCGAGTTCTCAGGTGATGGCGTTGACGGCGGCGACGTCGAGCTGATCTGACCGACTCCCACGCTAGGGCGACTGCATCTCCGTGCGCCTGCACGATCGAGAGCGCGGCCTGTCGCGTGTCCGTGTCGCGCACGTCTCGACAAGCAGACGTTCGCCTACTGCACGTGCGCGGGGAGGATGCAGCGATAGGTTCCGACCGCTCCGGTAGGGAAGATGTCCCCCGGATCGGGTCGACCCGCCGCAGTCAGCGCACTGCGGATAGCTCTCATGGCGCCAGACTTTGCCTGTCGTGCGGCAGTGGTGTCATCGTCGCGTGCTCCGGATAGGCTAGCGACGAGCGCTTGCATTTCGACCGGGCCCGTCGCTGCGGCCATATGCTCGACGAAGCGGAACGGCTGCGAATCTCGGCTCAATCCGTCGATCGCGATCCCGTCAACCCAAATCGCGCCGCGTTCTCGATCGACGACAAGTCTCGTCCCGGTAGGGGCAGTATGCACTGCGGGAACGCGGTTGAAGATCCCCGCCGCCATGAGACCGCTGCGTATT
This window of the Gemmatimonas sp. UBA7669 genome carries:
- a CDS encoding gamma carbonic anhydrase family protein, which codes for MAAPWIHDTAVVLGQVELADDVSVWPTAVIRGDVERIVVGARSNVQDGAVIHADPGMPTIIGADCVIGHRAIVHGAVLEDGVLVGMGAIVLNGARIGSGSLIGAGAVVTEGTVVPEGSLVLGMPGKVARHLDASARDVIRANAARYVALAGRYAAGEVERQR
- a CDS encoding vitamin B12-dependent ribonucleotide reductase, with protein sequence MPFAPTPPEGLVTLSNNARTVLEKRYLVKDATGKPVEKPEDMFWRVATTVAEADRRYGASDGAVQALAEEFYFLMTQRRFEPNSPTLMNAGRPLGQLSACFVLPVDDALSNGQSGIYDTLRSMALIHQSGGGTGFSFSRLRARGSMVRSTTGVASGPVSFMELYDGSTNAVKQGGTRRGANMGILRVDHPDVLEFISAKEDLTKITNFNISVGVTTKFMDALKADGMYDLIDPANGKVTGQLKARDVWDKMILGAWRTGEPGVFFIDEANRYNPVPHLGSYEATNPCGEQPLLPYDVCNLGSVNVGHYVVNGQVDWDAMRRDIALSTHFLDNIIDVNKYPLPEIDALSKRIRRIGLGVMGFADMLVRLGIPYDSAEGVEMGRKVMEFLDVEGKKESERLAKERGAFPEWAQSIWGPDETCARDANGQRIRPMQLLRNCNVTTVAPTGTISIIAGCSSGLEPLFAVAFMRNQAGVMMPDVNDDFVAIAKSEGWYSDALMERIAKTGSVKHDEIPARWQRVFTTANEISPEYHIRMQAAFQQHCDSAISKTTNFSHAATVDDVRAIYELAYDMKCKGVTVYRDGSRDGQVLSTGTTQEAAAKRDGAAAAAPAASEAKPEAAKEAVALKREIGELQGTIAELQNELDRTKKALFSAEAENANRRGKRSRPDVLRGTTIRKDTPLGTMFVNITEDEKGQPFEIFLNLGKAGGSAMADAEAIGRLISLALRSGISVQEIHRQLRGISSDRAVGLGPNKVLSMPDAVGIALEQWWREKQGVQQDLLAGGQTFAPQGPVNALSAPVPTPAAGVPITRPPMAAEQAQPQIDFGGVGGEVFMGTCPDCGSQLEFAEGCVKCHVCGFSECG
- the dgt gene encoding dGTP triphosphohydrolase, producing MKLNWSTLLSAKRVKELSGQSHTTAKPGTDTRSEHERDYGRAVFCTPVRRLQDKAQVFPREPNDSVRTRLTHSLEVSTLCRSLVAGLREFLHQNGVAEDGVRSIEAIAATSGLLHDIGNPPFGHAGERAIAEWYLAKKKDDAAIDLLSKNDTPRSSDFENFDGNPQTVRLVTRLQLLADHYGLNLCAGTVAALIKYTACSTEIDSNIHARSKIGYFQSERNIVDLVRDATGIGASRHPLVFLVEAADDMVYSTVDIEDAVKKGLFDWSVVKAKISEVDDSLPADVEAYIGQFNWTGLSRSARDEALVQFLRTKLIYLHVEAVVTVFRDRYEEIMRGEYDGELLCEGRSSQLLDACGKLAKENIYSNREVMLAELEGRAAIQGLLDDLWDGVSNNQRTDRKSFSYKIYHAISSNYRSVFEKAVTDPTLSPEQRTYHQLQLVTDYVCGMTDSYVIEMFRKLRAGR
- a CDS encoding helix-turn-helix domain-containing protein, with the translated sequence MFTTTMDRVRTSEDRRTLEQMLRQTTLSQEIAKRVRVVLALADGASYSTIAARLACTDRFIAIWKRRFVEGGVLALADAPRAGRGHGMSAALAAKIVRHTLQTKPPAPLTHWSSRRLAAELGVAHTTVTTVWKRHELKPHRLERYKGSPDPDFETKAADIIGLHIDPPVNAVVFCVDEN
- a CDS encoding IS3 family transposase → MLASMSGKGDCYDNAVAESFFATLECELVMRHDWHTRADARGAIFRYIEGWYNRKRRPSTFGYVSPAEHEGRQRMVA